Part of the Cyanobacteriota bacterium genome is shown below.
GACAGCCGTGGGGTGAATGCCGGGGGGCTGACGAAAGGGCTGATAAAATAGGGCGATCGCCTGGGCAAAGGTGAGGCGGGGCTGAGGTGTAGCCAACCAAGCTAGGCCCCGTGCTGTTGCTCGCTGCTGAATTGCCTCATCCATGGGCAAAACCAAAGCACTAGCGACAGTATGGTCAATTGCTGGGGCATACTTCGTGCTTTCCACATAGCTGAGGGTAGCGGGCTGGGCTTGATGAATGGGTGAAGTGCCCGTAATCTCTGGCTGGACATCGGGCAAAACTGTCAGACTGCTCGCCGTTGCTCCAAGTTTTTGCACCAGGTCTGTAAACCGCATAACATGTCGTGGTGATAGAGTGGTCACCCATCACTCTATACCAGATTGCCATCTCAACGATCCTTTCAAAGACAACCAGCCTGATACGGCTAAAAAGGGGTAACTTGGCCACCTAGATTTTTGACGATCGTGCGGGTATTGACCACCCTCATGTTGATATATGTATCACCAGGGCTGCCAGGAGCACCGATTGAGTCAGAATACAGTGGTGGTGTTGCTAGCTTTACTTGGGCTGCTTCTGCGACCGTTGTAATTAGCCGAGGATTGATGGTGGTTTCGGCAAAAATAGTTGGCACCCCCAGTTGGCGAATTGACTCTGCCAATTGCTGCACTGTTTGAGCACTAGGTTGCTCCTCTGTACTGATGCCGATTAATGTTCCTGCTACTTTCAACCCATAGGTGTTGGCATAGTACTGAAAGGCATCATGGGTGGTAACTAATTGCCGTTGCTGAGTGGGGATCGTCTGAATTTGCTGCGGGATCCATTGATGTAGTCGCTCTAGCTCACGTATCAATACCTCTGCATTGTGAGAGAACGTAGTCTTATCACTTGGGGAAAGGCGTATCAATTCATCCCGAATGAGTGCCACCATAACGATCGCGTTCTTAGCACTACCCCACACATGGGGATCGGGGACAACACCCCGTTGACGATCGTTCAGTTGCAGGGGGGCAATTACCTCACCCACAGCTACCTTGTGAGCCGAGATCCCAGCCGCATTGATCAGTTTAATGATGTTCGGCTCTAGATTATAGCCGTTGTAAAGAATTAGCTCTGCCTCTTCCAACGATCTACTATCAGCAGGTACCGGTTCATAAATGTGGGGATCATCACCTGGTTTCAGGATCCCAATTACTGTAGCCCTATCACCTGCAATTTGCTGCGTCCAGTCCGTAATTATTGTGCTAGTTGTCACTACATCAGGCTTGCCATCCCTATTCATAGCCGGACTCTGGGTTGTAGCGTTGGGCTGACAGCTCCCTATCCACAAGCTGCACAGCATGACCGCACTAGATAGGAGATGATGCGTCCATCGTTGAGGTGGGTGAGTAGTCATGATCTTGATTTCATAATTTATTCATTTTTTACGCTACTATGAATTTCATGATCATTTCATTTTTAAGGCGTTGATGATGAATACTGGCACGATCGTTGTTGATCGGTTAACGGTGCATTATCGACAGGTGCAAGCCTTGCGGAATGTGAGTTTTTCCCTAGAGGCTGGGCACTTAGTTGGTATTGTTGGCCCTAATGGTGCGGGTAAAAGTACCCTGTTAAAGGCTATGGTGGGTCTAATTCCTACCCTGGCAGGGGTTGTGCGCTACAACGATCGTCCTCTAACGACACAGCTTGACCGTGTAGCCTACGTCCCCCAACGATCGCAGATTGACTGGACGTTTCCAGCCACGGTTTGGGATGTGGTGCTAATGGGGCGTGTGCTGAAGTCGGGCTGGTTTCAACGGGTGTCTGCGGTTAGCAAGCAGGTTGCCATGGCGGCCCTAGAGCGTGTGGGCATGGATAAGTATCGCGATCGTCGCTTGGGTAACCTCTCTGGTGGTCAGCAACAGCGAGTGTTTTTGGCACGGGCGCTAGCACAAGAAGCTGATTTGCTCTTCCTCGATGAACCCTTTGTAGGGGTAGATCAGGCTACAGAAGATATCCTCTTCCAAATTTTTGCTGAGTTAGCCGCCGCGGGCAAAACTGTCCTAGTAGTCAACCATGATTTAGGGGAGTCAATCACCCACTTTGAACAGTTGTTGCTATTAAATCAAGACCTCATCGCCTTTGGTTCTCGACAGCAGGTGTTGACTCCAGAGCATATGACCCGTGCCTACGGCGGTCAAGTGGCCTTCTTTTCGGCTGCCTAGCGTCACTCTTCAAAATTGATTATGTGGAACTTGTTGTTGGATCCTCTGCAATATGCC
Proteins encoded:
- a CDS encoding UDP-3-O-(3-hydroxymyristoyl)glucosamine N-acyltransferase, producing the protein MRFTDLVQKLGATASSLTVLPDVQPEITGTSPIHQAQPATLSYVESTKYAPAIDHTVASALVLPMDEAIQQRATARGLAWLATPQPRLTFAQAIALFYQPFRQPPGIHPTAV
- a CDS encoding zinc ABC transporter substrate-binding protein → MTTHPPQRWTHHLLSSAVMLCSLWIGSCQPNATTQSPAMNRDGKPDVVTTSTIITDWTQQIAGDRATVIGILKPGDDPHIYEPVPADSRSLEEAELILYNGYNLEPNIIKLINAAGISAHKVAVGEVIAPLQLNDRQRGVVPDPHVWGSAKNAIVMVALIRDELIRLSPSDKTTFSHNAEVLIRELERLHQWIPQQIQTIPTQQRQLVTTHDAFQYYANTYGLKVAGTLIGISTEEQPSAQTVQQLAESIRQLGVPTIFAETTINPRLITTVAEAAQVKLATPPLYSDSIGAPGSPGDTYINMRVVNTRTIVKNLGGQVTPF
- a CDS encoding metal ABC transporter ATP-binding protein; the protein is MMNTGTIVVDRLTVHYRQVQALRNVSFSLEAGHLVGIVGPNGAGKSTLLKAMVGLIPTLAGVVRYNDRPLTTQLDRVAYVPQRSQIDWTFPATVWDVVLMGRVLKSGWFQRVSAVSKQVAMAALERVGMDKYRDRRLGNLSGGQQQRVFLARALAQEADLLFLDEPFVGVDQATEDILFQIFAELAAAGKTVLVVNHDLGESITHFEQLLLLNQDLIAFGSRQQVLTPEHMTRAYGGQVAFFSAA